The DNA window GGCAGGTGTCAGCCATAGCAGTCTGCTGACCTTCTGGTCACTTTGGTTCttccattgcagtgctgcctttTGGCTCTGCTAACTGTGACCCCTTGGGCTGCCAGCCCACAGCAATGCATGGGGTCGTTGTCACCAAAGCACAGGACCCAGCCCTGGGTTTTGTTGGAGTTCATTCCATTGGCCTCAGCACATCCAGATGCCCCTGGAGGACCctcctaccctcaggcagataAGTTCCAACTTGGCGCCGTCTTCATCATCCAGGAAGGAGGTATTCAGCCTTTCAACAACTGCTAAGACGTGCCAGTGGCAGCTCTTATCCTTATGGTGGGTAGCAGGGCTTGAAGCGTCCTGTGCTTCTGCAGATGGAATTGCAAACACCCTCAGGGTTGGAAATCCCTCTgtgcagggcagccctggagGGCTCTGCAGTCCTACAGCTCCTCTCCCTGGAGATGGAGGGATGGGACCAGCTGTGCAGAGGAGCACAGACAGAGGCCACTccaacagctgctgctccctgcccactCCCAGGGCACGAGGTACAGAAGATGGCAGCTGTGGCTCCAGTCCTACCCCAGGACTTGCTTTCTGCCCTAACAGGATCTTCTGTCACATAAAGCAGTGCCaccccagcagccccactcTGCCCCAGGCAACACGAAGCTCTGAGGAACCTGGAGGACAGATTGTAACAAGCTTTTCCCAGCACGAGGAGTGGTCAGAttttgctcagctctgcagctacCATCTCCCAAAGTCACAGACCTACTGCAAAGAGTGATAGCACAAGGGCTGCAGAATGGGTTGTAGTAATTGCTCTAGATGTCACCAAACAGCAGCACGCGTTCAGCCCCATCAAGGTGCCAGGACTGCTTTGCCAGCCCACAGGGACCACAGCATGAGATCCTCGTGTGAAGCCAACAGCGAATGAGCAGCACAAGGAATGCAGGAGGGTTTTAGCAGCGCTGCCTGAGCAACACGATTCCTCTCTGCTATGCCAGCAACTGCGTGACTGCTGCAGGTGCCAGCCAAGAATAGCAAATGTAATGCCACACATTCACTGCTCAGCCCTACAGGATCTCATCAGCACCAGTAAATCCAAAGCTAGTGAGACCTCGCTGGTGTTTATCACTCAGCTTTGCAAGAAATATACAGGCATTGAATGTGAAAATGCTGTTCTAATGGAGCTGGATTAGCATTCAGAAGTGGCTGGGCCTCTttcccaaaaaaacaaacacattttacaCTGAAACACTGTAATTTTACTGAACAACTGTTTAATGTAACGATCTGCTGTTCCTACATCTGTACAACATTGTACAAAATATAaccaaaaaacatttcagccCCATATAAATGTTGCACTGGCTGTCTGAGGACCCAGTGGCTTTAAGACTCTCCTATTCTCTGAGATGCTGTCACAGAAACTGTCGTGGTGCCAAAGCTCCAAGGCACTGTGTGGTCACCAGCACGTTTTGGCTTTCCAGTCTCATTCTCCATTCAGTGATGGAATCCTCCAGCCATAGCAGAGGACCTTTGGTTGTACTTCGTACTTCTGGTCAAACATGAAAGATTTTTAACCTCTTTTAGCATTAAGCAGTAATACTCTAGGGATGCCACGAGGCAGGGACAGCTACGTTTCAAAGGTGACGTGAACgtggcagctcagcactgccacatCCTTTTTTGTAGCTGATCTGCTCACGCAGATACAACTGGGTCTAGATTTCCATTCATTCTTGTCCACCCACTTTCACTGCCAGTAGCACAGGCTCATGTTGCCCTGTCTGAGAATTGCTCTTACACAGATaaagccagcagccccagcagtgaGAGGTGAGATGGTCTCACACCTGTCTTCTCCACGCAAAGTCTCATTTTGGCCAATTGTTTTTCCCTCTCATCTTCTGAGTTTCGGAAGCttctcatttgtattttaaaggtCGTAGAAGAAAATCAGGATCACACAATTCCCAAAGCTTTTCCCCACCGTTTTGACTACGATGCAGCATCCTGTTCAAAATGCAACTACTGGATCTGAAAAAGCACTCAGACTATATTGCACATCTGAAAACAGACACGTAGCCTTTGTGCAGGGCCAGTGCTCAGAGAAAACCTTGTTCACACTGGAGTGCAGAGGAGGTTTCAGGAAGGTCCTGTCACAGGCAGGAGTCTGAAAGTAAGAAGAGAAGTAACTCAGCAGGGGAACAGGCTGACAGGCATACTAGAAGGGCACCCTCAAATGTTGGAGGGTCAAAAGGACCAGCATCTGAGATTTATTTGACCCATTTCTCCATTCATACAATCTCACCAAAGCATCCTGACCTACATACAGAAACATGTCTCAAACTGAAGGATATTTCATGATGTACTGAGTGAACTGCCCATGAAATGTGTCCATAAGTCCATTCACCCTCGGCCAATGGCACTCATTCTGCACCCACATCAGGACCCTTGTTGACTCTGGCCAACTTAGAGTCACTTTCCCCTTCTCATTGCCTTTGCTCAACCAACCccagcttctctctctctgtttcacCTTCCTACCACCCAAGTCTTCTCTCCTGCATCTCTTCACTGTAGAGAAATCTAACATAGATACTACCTTATTAAATGAAGTCTGGATGTTTATTCCTAAAAGATTTGCTCAATGTCAATCCAAACTGCTGCACTCATGAGGAAatcaagtatttttctttctccacatttgcctttccatttctgtttcactttgaCCACTCTGTAGGTTAATTAAAAGTTCCATAAAGCAGTCCAGACACATTCTGCATCTCAGGATACTGCTCCTATCAATACATACACCTGTATGGCTGCTATTTTTAAGGCGTCCTGACACAACAACGTTTACCTTGACACCACACGATGAAAGAAAGGGACGCTTAAAGACCATTACCTTTAACAATGAGGGAGGCTTTGCTGAAAGCATGGCCCAAATCATTGGTGGCTTCAACCATGTAGTCACCTTCATCAGCCTTGGAAGCACCGAAGATCACCAGGGAGCAGACACCAAAGTTGTTTGTGCCAAAGTAGCAAGGATTGTTGGAGAGGTCTCTGCCATCTTTGTACCACGTGATTTTGGGGGGTGGGTGGCCTCCAACCGCACAGCTCATGCGGCACTCGGTGCCAGCGATCACCACGTGAGGCTTCAGGGGGACGAGGAATCGTGGAGGCTGGTTCTGATTTACTCCCTTGTACCTCTGTGGTCTGACTTGAACGTCAGCTggtggaagaaggaaaaaagcctcGTACAACATGGCACACAATCACTCAGGCGCTGCTTCATGGGGATGGAAGTCAGAGCAAAGGATTGGCTCAAAAGCACGGCAATTAACGTCTGGCATTCTGCACCTCCTCGTCTGAGATGCAGCACACCTGTGGATTGTAATTGCTGTTCCTTCTCAAACTGGCCAGAGTGTAACTTGCAGCCACAAACATTAGTTTCTGCAAAATTCAAGCCCTAGATGTTGCTGGGAATGAGTATCACAAATTACCTGACATGGCAGGAAACAAAGGCCTGCAACAACAACCATGGAGAAATGATAATCCTTCCCTACCAAAATGGAATTTCTTAGGGTGTTCTCTATGCACTCTCATTTTGGGCAACTAAATGCTTACAGGAGGAGGGACCTATTCCAGTGTGGTAGAAACAAGGAACACAGCACAACAACAACATCACACAGATGGCTATCTGTAAAAGCATTTTACCCTTTTGTTTTCGAATTCTCCAAGGCTGCGCAGTGTCGGATGGACGACTGGATCCCAAGTAATTTTTTGCCACCACCCTGAAGTAGTAATCCCTGCCTGGGATCACACTGGTGTACGTGAACTTGTTGGTGTAGATCAGGTCACCCACCACGTGCCACATGCCCTTCTGTGATTCGCGTTTCATGACTGTGTAGTAGAGATTGCTTTCCCATTTCTCAGATGTTGATGGCTCCCAGGTTACTGTCACTATATTTGGCACATTCTCTCTCAGTTCAATAGGTCCAGGTGGTTGTGGGATATCTGTcagatgaaaacaagcaatataGGAGATGCAGGAAAAGCTTCAAGTCCATCACGTATTTCACGATTGAGCTTTTGGGAGACACCCTGGTCATCAGATGGGACAAAATTGGATTCCTTCTCCAGATGCACAAGCTTGTTTGTTACTAACTGAGCTTCTGCTGCATTAGACCAAACTGCTGGGGCTCCTTCCCTTCTTGTGGATAAAGGTAAGAGAGCTGAACTCAGTCCACTGCCTACCACATATTCACCTGTAAGTCCATtatgcacacaaacacagaaatgcaggTGATAGTTACCCGTAACTTGAACTCGGAAGCtgaatgtttctcttttccctgtCCCACTCGTGAGCTCGACAGTATAGATGCCACTGTCAGTGAACTCAGCTGCTTTAATCAGCAGCTGGGAGGTACCATCCTGGGTGCTTATTTTAGCACGGCTTGGAAGAGAAGCTCCATCCTTTAACCAGGTCAACACAGAATCTGGAGGTGCCTGTGAAGAATAACTCTGGTTACAGCACAGGTGCTTCGCCTCCAAATGACAGTTCTGTTACCTCATTAAAATGCACCCCTACATGACACAGCTAAGGGTTGCATTGGAATATCAGAGCTTGGCTCTAAGAGCCCTCGATACAGAGCTGCTCAAGAGTTTCTCAGTACAGGTACAGCTGTCAAACAAGGTTTACTAGATCAAAACCAACAGACATCAGTAGTTAAtgttttctactttaaaaaacatttgcttgtttctgaaataaagaaaaatgtcctTAAGTGCTTATTTCTATTTCTCCATCTTTGGGCTCTACATTCCAAAAGAGCAGCTGAGTTGGAGCAGGGTCAGCAGTACGCACACTTTACCTTCCACACTCCTCCTGATATCCCAGACTTCACCTGTCTTGTTCCAACCTTAAGTCACAGCACATTGGATTTCTGTAAGTGACAACTTATGCCCTGCTGTGCAGGAAGACAAACGCAGTCAAGAGAATGTTGCTAGAAATGCTACCCCCAAAGGCtttctgagggagctggagatCAGTTCCAGATGGTGGTAACTCTGAGATGGTTGGATGGAGAGCATTCCAAGCACTTTATTTGCTGGGGTTGCTGAATGACTATAAATCTCATAAACCATGAATGTCAAGAGTGACAgctgaattcttttttcctgttttcctcatGCAGAAAGCATAGGCAGCACAGGCAGATTAAAGGATTTGCCCAGTGTCTTgtacacatggaaaaaaaaaaaggatttcaatCTGAAAACTTACCTCAAAAGGAATATTCACTCGAATGGCATTTCCTGCTTTTATAAgcaggaaatttttcactgttttgtctATTATGAACCtgggaaaaactggaaaagacagTGATTACTGTAAACAGTTTTATGTTATGACAAAATCATCAGCTGACAACTCAGGTGCATGTGCTAGCATTTCCAACAGCTTGTCTGCAGGCTGTTGATAAAGACAGCAGTACAGTAGAAAAAAAGTTCCTTGATTCACTAGCAAAGTTCTTTGCTAATCACTGCACCTTtcatgttttattgttttttaccTAGCACTCTAATTAAATAAGAGGAAAGGATGTTCAGCTACGTTCACTACAGTGTTTGCATACATCTGATGTCTCAGCCATGGAAAAAACTATGGCATGCTTCACCCCCTCACACGGATGATCCTCTGTGTAAAATGACACGAATGCAAAAAGAAATTGCAATGGACACTTATGGGGAGCTGGACTAAGAGCACTTCTTGATGCTCTCAAAAATTCTTTGTGCTTTGAGGGATCTTGAAGAGGAATAAAAGCTGATGTGGAGACTTACCAACGGGACGAACGACTTCAGTGAAAGCTTCAAGCTCTGTGGCTTCTCCTGGGCCACAGTCATTGATGGCTCTCACACGTAGGAAGTACGTCTCCTTGGTTTGCAGGCCTTTAATTTTGTAAGTGGTCGTTTCTATAGGAAAAATGTTGCATTTGGTCCAGCTGAGGCTGTTGGCAGACCGCATCTCCACGTCGTAGCCTTTCGCACCACTTCCCTCTTCTGCTTCAGGTACGTTCCAGGTCAAGGtgacactgctgctgtcactgatgGCCATCTTAAGGTCCCTCACTTTACCTGGAGGTTCTGAAAAGGGAAATTTCATTTAATCTGTTATTCTGGTATATGTGTACCCTCTTTTCAGTCACTTCCTGAGATCCCCAACATTCTTGCAGTGCATTGGATCTCCACTCTGCACAGGGCATCCTCCATATCCTGACTTCAACATCACACGGGAAATCCTTCCATTCCTCTCTCATGCAGACAGCGCACACTCAGCCATGAAACATTCCCCATTTGTTATCTTCACATACTTCTACATAGCACTGAAAACACTGCCTCCTCAGTAACATCCCAGTCTCCATTCAGGTACTCCCAAGACAGAAGGATGGTGGCAGTTCACTTACTTGTGGAGTCCCGAGCAAAGGCAGCTTGTGATGGTGCACTGATATCTCCCATACCAGAAGCATTGACAGCTGCCACACAAAATTCATATTGCAGACCCTTCTTGAGATCAGTTACTTTCAGCTTCTTGtctgcagacagaaaatgagaacGTTGGCTTGAGTGAGCAGTTCCCCAAGCAGAAAACAGTGAGACAATGTTGTACTTTTAATCCATGCAGAACAGTAGACTGAATCCTCAGGAGTAAAGTACAAATGCAGTCCCAAGTTCCCTTGTCTTCTCCTATCCTAGAGCATGCACACTTCTGAGGCACATTCATTGTATTctattccaaagaaaatattctttgagAGCTATTAAGCTACAGACAGGacaacattgcttttccttaTAGGATAATCCTAAACTCTTCCATATCAGAGAAGAGCCTAGCCTGCACCTGATGGATATAACAGCACATGCTACCTTCTGATCTCAACACAGATGagctctcagccttttttcaAGCCTTTCAAACTCATTCCAGGGTTTGAGTGAGCCACCCACCTGCTATGGGCACGCTGTTGACTGGCACCCAGGTCACGCTGCCCATCTTGCGTTTCTGAACGATGTACCCCGAAATTCGGGAGCTCCCAGATTTCCGAGGTGCTTTCCAGGATATTGTGATGGTGTCTTTGCTGACACCAACGATCTCGGGAGGATCTGGGGCACCAGGTGTAGCTAAGAAAGACATCAATGTTTTATTATTAGAATGCTTCTAGTGAAAGATATGGAAATACACCTGCTGGATCATTTCTTCCAGGTTTCTCCAATGTATTTATGTGGGTGTGTTTTGAAAATCTGACTGAGACCACTCTGATCACTTCcatgccctcctctggacccactctaaGAAGCCCACATCTCTCCAGCACTGGGAGCCCCAGAGCTGCCCTTGACCTACTGACCACACTCTTTTTTATGCAGCCCAGGCTATGATTGCCAAGCCCAGATTTGTGTGAACACTTCACAACCATGACTCAGGTTTAAATGTGTAGCAATATCCAAAACACAAGCAGTTTTCTTGACGTGAAACTCTGATAATGAATTTCCCATAGGGTTTTGGGCCACCATCACAACAAGTTATTCCTCACCTTTACTGATTGTCACCACCTCATTTGATTCCAGTGCATCGCTGCTTCCCTCTGCATTCACAGCTCTCACTCTGAAGTAGTAACTCATGTCCTGTTCCACTTTGCTGGTAGTGAACGTGGTGCAGCTCCTGGGGGTTTCTCCCAGAGTCACCCAGTCACTCTTGCCCACCTGCTGTTTCTCAATAATATAGTTTTGTACTGGTTTGCCCCCATCATCTTTCGGGGGATTCCACTGAATGGTGACATCATTGGCAGAGCTTTCTACAATTTTCAGGGGTCCTGCAGGTCGCTGTGGCTTGTCTGAAAGATAAACACAAGCAGCTCAGTTCCAGATCCAGATGCATTCCCAGGCTTGGAGCAGACAGTCTCGCTCACCAGCAGAGACTCAGTTTCTGATGGTACATATGCCTACTCACAGATTGAAATCCAGGCACTTAAGCTGTCTCTTCAAATGTCCACTCTCCTAATTTTGATAAGGGAGGAAGCCAGGCCCTTGCTCCACGGGCTGACTGTTCTCATAAGCATTGCACTAAGAGTACAGACATTTGTGGCAGGATTGAATTTGACCTTGATGTTGTGTCTGTAGATTTGCCTGCTGTGTATAGCCCTACCTTCCACAGTCTCCCAGCGTTCAAAACTCAATTAATGAGGCTGTCCAAAATGAAACCAGACACGTGTCGCATTAAAGGGCAAGTAGCACGTCAACAACCATTGCCTGCATCTTGATCTATTGGAAACACAGCCTTGTTCACCCTGGAATAGCTGGTAGTCTTAAGCAAGGCTGTGACCAGAAGTACTGGTTCTGCTCCCTCAGCCTTATGATGGAAGCCATCGTAGATGTGATGGGGATCTTACCTATTACCTCAACCTTTAGGTCAATATCCAGGATTCCACTGTCATTCTTCAGCCTGACTTTGTAATCCCCACAGTCCTTTCTCTCTGCATTGGAGATGGACAGCATGGTGAAGGTGTCTGTTTTATCAACACGAATCCTTGAGTCATCTCCCAGTTCTATTTTGTCCTTTAGCCACATTGCTCTGACTGGAAGCCGGCCCTCAAAAGGGATCTTGATCACAACTTTCTCCCCTGCCTTGGCCACAGTAGGAACGCTCATTAAGTTTTTTAGGAGAATTTCGTTCACCTGTGGAGGATCTAAAACAACAGTGCAAGGTCATTAAAAACTGCAGATCAAAGAGGATAAGGCTAACCTTGGAGGGAAGGACTTTCCCCCGTTCATTGCTGCTCTATATTCCAAACATACATTCCAAATAGTTTAATTTGGTTCTCTGGGGGCTTATCCAAATCAGTCCATGACGCTGCAAAAGCATGTACCTTCACCTTCATTTGTACACTCAGTGCTTCACACTGTGCACTTTGCTACAGGACAATTTTCAAATAGCATTTATGGCATCAATTTGCTCCTTTGCACGGGAGCAAATTTTTATCAGCAGCACAAGAATGAAGAGCCTGGTTTAGTAAAGCAATATGTGCACCCACCAAGTCTTTAAATTCATAGTGAGAAGCTTTGCACGAAGGCTCCACAGTTACATTTTTATGTACCAGCTTGTTACATCTCCCAGATACTAATTACAATTAAATCCCAATAGCCAACAATGGGTCCTGAGTGGACCTGCCCCATTTCAAGCACTGCAAGGCCAGCATTCTGCATTGAAAGCATGGGTCGTTTGAACAGACTCACCTTCAACAAAAATTGAAGCTTCAGTTTTTATATCTCCAGCTTCAAACCTATACTTCCCAGCATGAATGTCTTCTACTTTGCTAATAATGAGTTTGTGGACTAGACCTTCCTTCTCCAAAGTGACTCCTTCCATGCTTGTTAACTACAAGATAAAGATAAAGAGTACTTTCattcttaaattaaaataaaaaggaaacatttatgAATGTCACACGTTTCATTTCAATATTATCCTGGGATTACGTACCTGCTGACTAATTCACCACCACAAAGGCTTGAATCAAAGTTCATTACCATAAATAGAAGCGTTAATTGTACCTCTGCCCCTAAAATACTACTGTCACCAAAGCCTCTTTTTCTATTCTTAATGCTAAAACTTTGGTCCAGGCTCCAGGATGGCACCTTGGAACTTCTGACAGTATCACACAGATCCCACAGTCTGACCTGGGTTGCTTAATGTTCTTTTGGGATATAGAATATGATGCCTACACTTGATTCTAAGCACTAATCTGAATGAGTACTTCTGGTGTTATGCCTGCCTGAAGATCATTTGAaggttttcctttattttttgggTATCTCTCTGAcaaaccaaagaaaagaaaaaggattgcagcacaaagttttctttccatttcatggCCTCATTTCATCGCCACCTATGTAAaagaatcatagactggcttAGGGTGGAAGGAACCATAAAggtcatctggttccaaccctcaaatggaaaacacaaaggaaaatccAAAGCTTCCTAAGGAGGCAAGGATGGAAATGTCTTGAAGCaggaaggtgaaaaaaaatcttggtgAGTTTCTAACCAGAATATTTAAACAGTCTCCTTCTAGGACCATACTCAGAGCAGAGGGATGGGCATCTTGACATGATACTCAATGAGAAGTGAAGTCAGAGAGCAGGGCATTACCAAGTGAAGAAAACAGGCTGGAGGACACTTACCTTTAACCCATCCTTAAACCAGGTTCCTGTTAAGTCGTGTCTATTGACAGCACACGACAGCTCAGTTGGTTCCCCTTTCAGGACTCTGACATCAGCTAACTGCTTGTTGACACGAGAGCGTGGAGCTGAAAGTTCAGacaagaaaatgttgaaaagagGCTAAGTCTGTCTTGCACTGACAGAAAGTGCAATGAGGAGAAAAGACAGTTTTGGTTTCTTTAAATACATCTACCTCAGGCATAACACattgtggtgggttttttttaatgatgatgTTGGCCAGCTGCACTGAAGGACATTCTAGTTGGCTGCATACAATGCAGTCCTTGGATGTACAATATACTTCTCGTGTGCTTCTTGCAGTTCCACTAGGCATGTACAGCCCCTCCACCATACACATAAGTTTTCTTATCTTTACAGGTTTTGATGCTGTCATCTTGCTAGTGCAGCCACTGTTAACATTCAAATGGCTGCATACACAACATTCTTCTCTCCTGAGCGTTCTCTAGCCTCACATCTCCCAGTCTCTACAAATATAAAGGGCTGAACCACCCGAAATGGAGGACCCAGAGCTTGTTCTTGTTTGTACCAAAACGCAAAGATCAGTGGCACAGAATTAAACACATACCTTTCAGATCATCCAGGTGACGAcgtcttctgttttctgtactttCTGTACTCTTCAAGAAATCACCTGCTTTAATATCAAGGCTAGGTCCCTGTTTTCTCTGGCTTACTGAAGGACCACCATGAAGGGCTGACATCTGATCAGAACCCTGTGAACTTTGACTGAGAATACCTGGCTTCCACCCACTAAACAATTTATCGTGGAATTTGCCCTCTGCACCTCCAAAGGAGGAATCCCTGTCATAAGGAGAGCCTGACTGTCCTAAATCCCTGGCCTCAGCCCTAGCATCACCTTGACCGGAAAGTGATTCTCTGTCGTGGGATGAACCTTTGTGCTCTGATCCTCTCAAATCACTGGCAGTCCCCTTCCCAGCTTCACCATATGGAGATTTGCCAGCACGTGAGTCCAGCCCATACTCACCAGCCTTTCCAACAGCACCAACCATACCTTCTTTACCATGGACTGAGTACAACTCACTCCCATCGCCTCCCAGTCTGCTAGCACCGCTTTCCCCAGCCCTGGATCCAGCTGACCCATGTGCAGATCCAGCACCTCGTATGGCAGAGCCACCAACACCCCCACCTACTGAGGATAaggcagctcctcctgctccacCCAGAGACCCTTGAGCTCTGCCCAGCATAGCATCCCGACCATGGTGAGATCCCACCACTTCTTCGCCTCCTGAAGGAAAATGAGTGGCTCCTgacccagctgctgctgagagacCATCTTTTCCATAGGAAGAGCCAGCGTCCCTTACACCAGCTATACTACCACCAGCCCCAGCTGGGAGACCATCCTTCCCATATGGAGACCCAGCTGCCCCTGCACCAGCTAAACCTGCTACACCAACACCAGCCCCAGCTGGGAGACCATCCTTCCCATATGGAGACCCAACACCCCCGGCACCAGCTAAACCTGCAGCACCAACACCAGCTAAACCTGCACCAATaccagccccagctccagctgGGAGACCATCCTTCCCAAATGGAGACCCAACTCCCCCTGCACCAGCTAAACCTGCACCATCAAcaccagccccagctccagccccagctgggaGACCATCCTTCCCAAAAGGAGATCCAACTCCACCTGCACCAGCTAAACCTGCAGCACCAACACCAGCCCCAGCCAGGAGACCATCTGTTAAATATGGAGACCCAACAGCCCCTACACCAGCTAAACCTGCACCAATACCATCCCCAGCTCCAGCTGGGAGACCATCCTTCCCAAATGGAATCCCAACTCCACCTGCACCAGTTAAACCTGCAGCACCAACACCAGCTAAACCTGCAGCACCAACACCAGCCCCAGCTCCAACTGGGAGACCATCCTTCCCATATGGAGACCCAGCTGCCCCTGCACCAGCTAAACCTGCACCATCAACACCAGCCCCAGCTGGGAGACCATCCTTCCCAAATGGAATCCCAACTCCCCCTGCACCAGCTAAACCTGCAGCACCAACACCAGCTCCAGCTGGGAGACCATCCTTCCCAAATGGAATCCCAACTCCACCTGCACCAGCCAAACCTGCAGCACCAACACCAGCTCCAGCTGGGAGACCATCCTTCCCAAATGGAATCCCAACTCCACCTGCACCAGCCAAAcctgcagcaccagccccagctccagctgGGAGACCATCCTTCCCATATGGAAACCCAACTCCCCCTACACCAGCTAAACCTGCACCACCAacaccagctccagctccagctgggaGACCATCCTTCCCATATGGAGACCCAGCTGCCCCTGCACCAGCTAAACCTGCACCGCCAACACCAGCTAAACCTGCAGCACCAATACCAGCCCCAGCTCCAACTGGGAGACCATCCTTCCCATATGGAGACCCAGCTGCCCCTGCACCAGCTAAACCTGCAGCACCAACACCAGCTAAACTTGCAGCACCAACACCAGCCCCAGCAGGGAGACCATCCTTCCCAAATGGAGACCCAACTCCCCCGGTACCAGCTAAATCTGCAGCACCAACACCAGATAAACCTGCACCACCAACACCAGCTAAACCTGCACCATCAACACCAGCCCCAGCTGGGAGACCATCCTTCCCAAATGGAATCCCAACTCCCCCTGCACCAGCTAAACCTGCAGCACCAACACCAGCTCCAGCTGGGAGACCATCCTTCCCAAATGGAATCCCAACTCCACCTGCACCAGCCAAACCTGCAGCACCAACACCAGCTCCAGCTGGGAGACCATCCTTCCCAAATGGAATCCCAACTCCACCTGCACCAGCCAAAcctgcagcaccagccccagctccagctgGGAGACCATCCTTCCCATATGGAAACCCAACTCCCCCTACACCAGCTAAACCTGCAGCACCAACACCAGCTAAACCTGCAGCACCAACACCAGCCCCAGCAGGGAGACCATCCTTCCCAAATGGAGACCCAACTCCCCCTGCACCAGCTAAACCTGCAGCACCAACACCAGCTAAACCTGCAGCACCAACACCAGCCCCAGCAGGGAGACCATCCTTCCCAAATGGAGACCCAACTCCCCCTGCACCAGTGCCACCAATGACAGCCCCAGCTGGGAGTCCATCTTTTCCATATAACGGCCCAAATTGCCCTGCACCAGCTGCACCAGCTGCACCAGCTGCACCAGCTGCACCAGCTGCACCAGCTGCACCAGCTGCACCAGCTGCACCAGCTGCACCAGCTGCACCAGCTGCACCAGCTGCACCAGCTGCACCAGCTGCACCAGCTGCACCAGCTGCACCCTTTCCATACATAGAGCCGGCACCTTCCAAACCAGCACCACCAAGCCCTGCTTCCATTCCTGCTGGTAAACCATCCTTTCCATAAGGTTCACTTGACTGACCGTGCTTACCATACAGATCCCCCCTTTTAGCATCAACACCTGCCCCAACTGGCAGACCATCTGGACCGTATAAAA is part of the Lagopus muta isolate bLagMut1 chromosome 24, bLagMut1 primary, whole genome shotgun sequence genome and encodes:
- the IGFN1 gene encoding immunoglobulin-like and fibronectin type III domain-containing protein 1 isoform X38, producing MTTRPGVKTLQKSSIRGVHITQFVDKIPKGCSTPDFERKPVSLTLQEGKNAIFRAVVKGVPAPEVKWKRAKGEINDPAKYLMFYSPATSEHILQINKITAGDSDLYRCFAVNEYGEASCSAGLRIIQVGFKRKANYVTGHPAEELKKSLQDLKKTLKKRAPLPKQKVLDKDAVFQLLLHADKKDYERICIKYGISDFRGMLRALQDLRKDTENEQAKLIHSIKYMEHIKVNKDGSASFTVEMDLKSASSNIYLLKDGEKVRYGTGDEYRKYYLRQIGKRYHFIVNDVHPEDAGLYQVKVEDVPIFSTELDAESIPVRFQKPLSDLHCHEDEDVVFDCVLRTPCFDAVWLHKAHPLEASEKHQISVSPDGLNHQLIIKNAVTTDSGLYTLDTGLCSSRAWLLVEHVREAKIQDEEHEKSDHQKGTPDKGRAKRLKHGEYVGDEDHPMDAGMKRGGWHRSDHGGGQGYSPDADGEFKLLGKEGLHKIGDEIVGPGQFAREEDTGLKFGEDKVGLRHVQSQGSMSGRGDTDDGLGGGTKSHSVDGRHDSMLGAADVDMGDAEGANSWHDKNTKLGDASSGAAFGGMKSLDATDGSSVSGGINLGSARMGGAHSVYSKDGLPAAVDMNAVSINREGEIGSPYSKGNLLVDAGGHVGQAGMSGLLYGAGGVPAGDGGRPGAGGSFVGEMEVLYGPDGLPVGAGVDAKRGDLYGKHGQSSEPYGKDGLPAGMEAGLGGAGLEGAGSMYGKGAAGAAGAAGAAGAAGAAGAAGAAGAAGAAGAAGAAGAAGAAGAAGAAGAGQFGPLYGKDGLPAGAVIGGTGAGGVGSPFGKDGLPAGAGVGAAGLAGVGAAGLAGAGGVGSPFGKDGLPAGAGVGAAGLAGVGAAGLAGVGGVGFPYGKDGLPAGAGAGAAGLAGAGGVGIPFGKDGLPAGAGVDGAGLAGAGAAGSPYGKDGLPVGAGAGVGAAGLAGVGAAGLTGAGGVGIPFGKDGLPAGAGDGIGAGLAGVGAVGSPYLTDGLLAGAGVGAAGLAGAGGVGSPFGKDGLPAGAGAGAGVDGAGLAGAGGVGSPFGKDGLPAGAGAGIGAGLAGVGAAGLAGAGGVGSPYGKDGLPAGAGVGVAGLAGAGAAGSPYGKDGLPAGAGGSIAGVRDAGSSYGKDGLSAAAGSGATHFPSGGEEVVGSHHGRDAMLGRAQGSLGGAGGAALSSVGGGVGGSAIRGAGSAHGSAGSRAGESGASRLGGDGSELYSVHGKEGMVGAVGKAGEYGLDSRAGKSPYGEAGKGTASDLRGSEHKGSSHDRESLSGQGDARAEARDLGQSGSPYDRDSSFGGAEGKFHDKLFSGWKPGILSQSSQGSDQMSALHGGPSVSQRKQGPSLDIKAGDFLKSTESTENRRRRHLDDLKAPRSRVNKQLADVRVLKGEPTELSCAVNRHDLTGTWFKDGLKLTSMEGVTLEKEGLVHKLIISKVEDIHAGKYRFEAGDIKTEASIFVEDPPQVNEILLKNLMSVPTVAKAGEKVVIKIPFEGRLPVRAMWLKDKIELGDDSRIRVDKTDTFTMLSISNAERKDCGDYKVRLKNDSGILDIDLKVEVIDKPQRPAGPLKIVESSANDVTIQWNPPKDDGGKPVQNYIIEKQQVGKSDWVTLGETPRSCTTFTTSKVEQDMSYYFRVRAVNAEGSSDALESNEVVTISKATPGAPDPPEIVGVSKDTITISWKAPRKSGSSRISGYIVQKRKMGSVTWVPVNSVPIADKKLKVTDLKKGLQYEFCVAAVNASGMGDISAPSQAAFARDSTKPPGKVRDLKMAISDSSSVTLTWNVPEAEEGSGAKGYDVEMRSANSLSWTKCNIFPIETTTYKIKGLQTKETYFLRVRAINDCGPGEATELEAFTEVVRPVVFPRFIIDKTVKNFLLIKAGNAIRVNIPFEAPPDSVLTWLKDGASLPSRAKISTQDGTSQLLIKAAEFTDSGIYTVELTSGTGKRETFSFRVQVTDIPQPPGPIELRENVPNIVTVTWEPSTSEKWESNLYYTVMKRESQKGMWHVVGDLIYTNKFTYTSVIPGRDYYFRVVAKNYLGSSRPSDTAQPWRIRKQKADVQVRPQRYKGVNQNQPPRFLVPLKPHVVIAGTECRMSCAVGGHPPPKITWYKDGRDLSNNPCYFGTNNFGVCSLVIFGASKADEGDYMVEATNDLGHAFSKASLIVKDSCL